A genome region from Clostridium sp. JN-9 includes the following:
- a CDS encoding iron-sulfur cluster assembly accessory protein has protein sequence MVNVSNKAAEKFNEARQKSKKPDDLMIRVSFGDFGUGGPTLDVTLDESKNENDIVSESDGIKVVYEPELEDYLNGAVINYSDRWFNKGFIIEASNLSSC, from the coding sequence ATGGTTAATGTGTCAAATAAGGCAGCAGAAAAATTCAATGAGGCCAGACAAAAATCAAAAAAACCAGATGATCTAATGATTAGAGTTAGTTTTGGGGACTTTGGCTGAGGCGGCCCAACACTTGATGTGACTCTGGATGAGTCAAAAAATGAAAATGATATAGTATCTGAATCTGATGGTATTAAAGTGGTATATGAACCTGAACTTGAAGATTATTTAAACGGAGCAGTGATAAATTACTCTGACAGGTGGTTTAACAAAGGCTTTATCATAGAAGCATCAAATTTGTCTTCCTGTTAA